The following nucleotide sequence is from Alkalihalobacillus sp. LMS39.
ACAATATCTTCTGTTTCACGTATACCAGCAGTATCAATTAAACGTAAAGGAACTCCTCTTACATTCACATACTCTTCAATTACGTCTCGTGTTGTTCCCGGTATATCCGTAACAATGGCTTTCATCTCGTGGACTAAACTATTTAATAAAGAGGACTTCCCTACATTTGGTCTACCGATAATAACGGTTGCTAGTCCTTCTCTTAAAATCTTCCCTTGCTCTGCCGTTGCAAGAAGCCGGTCAATTTCATTTAAAACCTCTGTTCCTTTTTCACGCAAAATAGAGGTTGTCATTTCTTCTGCATCATATTCTGGATAGTCAATGTTCACTTCGACATGGGCAACGGTTTCAAGCAAAGCTTGTCGTAAGCTTTTTATTTTTAACGACAACCGTCCTTCTAACTGACCTAGTGCAACATTCATCGCACGGTCAGTTTTTGCACGGATTAAATCGATTACTCCCTCTGCTTGAGATAAATCTATTCGACCGTTTAAAAATGCTCGTTTTGTAAACTCTCCCGGCTCAGCTAATCTTGCTCCCTCTTGTAAAAGACATTGAAGTACACGATTAACGGAAACTAATCCTCCATGACAATTCACTTCGACAATATTTTCACGTGTAAATGTTTTCGGACCTCGTAATACCGTAACCATTACTTCTTCTATTATCTCATTTGTTTTTGGATGATATATATGTCCATAATGGATCGTATGTGATTCTACCTCTGTTAGCTTATGCTTCCCCCGATATAATTGGTCTGCAATTGTTATCGCA
It contains:
- the mnmE gene encoding tRNA uridine-5-carboxymethylaminomethyl(34) synthesis GTPase MnmE, with amino-acid sequence MELDTIAAISTPMGEGAIAIVRLSGEDAITIADQLYRGKHKLTEVESHTIHYGHIYHPKTNEIIEEVMVTVLRGPKTFTRENIVEVNCHGGLVSVNRVLQCLLQEGARLAEPGEFTKRAFLNGRIDLSQAEGVIDLIRAKTDRAMNVALGQLEGRLSLKIKSLRQALLETVAHVEVNIDYPEYDAEEMTTSILREKGTEVLNEIDRLLATAEQGKILREGLATVIIGRPNVGKSSLLNSLVHEMKAIVTDIPGTTRDVIEEYVNVRGVPLRLIDTAGIRETEDIVERMGVERSRQKLKEAQLILLVVNYGEELSKEDEALFEAVRGLDAIIIVNKTDLPQKINLDTVKQYAQGRPVVTTSILKDEGIDELEEAIKTLFFTGNMEAEDMTYVSNSRHIALLHQARKSVEDALEAVEAGMPVDMIQIDITRAWEQLGEIIGDTVHESLIDQLFSQFCLGK